Genomic DNA from Lactuca sativa cultivar Salinas chromosome 8, Lsat_Salinas_v11, whole genome shotgun sequence:
ccaccacccgaaactaaccccacacccactcaacctgaacctaccaaaaccaccacacccccagcttcaccacccccaccatctccagatcatgcctctgatggagataacccgtttcttggcggtgaaaacatgaccttcgattcggtctattttagtccgtttcaggttcaaagtgacgaagaggatgatgctccagtgacaaagaaacatctgaaggagctaaacgagaaggttgatctgcTTCTTGCGTCATCCACAAACGCTCAATCATCTcgctctgaagccgctcttcagaagattgttgatgccttctctagggctcagcatgattcggtagcttcagccactgccgccatagacgcctccacaaaatcatgtgaggctgcgaccgaaaaagtcgataaactattctcagacgcttcttccctgttgaagtccctacaggagagcgctgatgccacaaagacaactttggaaccaatagTTCAGcagttggccaagttcgtctcaacggagttacagtcattcgctTCACTTCGCCAATCTATTAGcaatgacaactcggccctttgtgcctccattgatgagcgcctcgctaagcttcaggaggatctcgcagctgaaaactcattaatggacgttctggcaagcaaaaccaccgcccttaaggtcaagagcacttagctttcaaactcacagcaacagcttgaagctcttcgatccgaacgggaggtaataaaaacatgtgtttcggatgtacacgctgcactatcaaacatcctagaagcacacgatccaatACTCAATCATTCGGtaaggcgaacccttgctgaaaaacttgctcctgccatggaccttctcagcaaaatcgaaggtttacctagtttcgtgtccgatccgaaacaagggggagaagtaaagtccggatcgaaaccacctccttcctccaaagctactcacacaaccgaaccacctccgactggtcaagcttcgggttcgggtgtgaaggataaagggaaacacatagctgaggaagaagatgaagatgaagatgatgcaaccattgcggacatgttgaaacataaaaacagtcgcaatgtggatgatgatgtcaatcatgtggcgcgagaggctgaagaagccgaacgcatgcaaaaggaagcccacgatctcctcgagagcaggaaaactctcttccctgcctggactcgggagcgcatgattaaagaggccatagatactcctagcatcttaTGGATCGAGCCGGTGATTTCATTCAATTGCTATAATTCtttcgattcgcagttcgacatgccgttgactcgaaaggtgtttatcttccatgccttctctaacattttttaAGTCCCTCATCCAAACCCTGAGGTGGATAGGGAgttgatcgaattctatctgaaggttgctcgtcctcagtatcaaacttggagcgcccagaagatagtgaacgttcgggtcttaaagccttacaccgaaggaaggttcataaacgttcggttcaaggtgattcgagggtctgcaagaactgaacatcatATAtacctggcagatctaccgaatttaaatcctcatgattggatcgtcttgcataatatccttttgactgatgaagccgaatatggtcccattatagaccatctcaaaaggatgttagtctgttacatcatggaggttgccctaatggatcaggaggttgccacagtcttcaagaagaaaccgaagatagctcctgtgggatcggccagtgatcttaataaaatgaagatgggcaagatcgatccgagacgtaattcggttatgttcactagagctgaaggacagaaatgtctcttcgctttagctgacaaacatctttacaccactgcttgtctagagcatgtgttatcgatcattcgaaggtgtaaagagaatgcagcggatgatgtcaagtacttcaacgacatgatccagtggtacatccggtttagacagacaataCTTGCTCTAATCACgcgtctgtttaacaccgtgaagaagaaggtacctgctttaGCTGCAGGCCCAagcaacaagtgaagatctcgctccaattgacgcaaagggggagattgttgggttgaagattcgtttgaagattgcgtcaatgggctcggctgttagtccatttaattttgtattccggttttgggcctgtccataccgtgagcttgctaggttactatataagtatatgcttgcatgcatattaggttaatgttTTAACGATTAAGAGTATTACGATAgaattacagatttctttgatcgttcttgtaaacctactaaccctctacagttgatgttctttatcgagctcttctgagggttattttataatcattcaacctgtttgattcatcgttgagttattctttattttacattcgttcttactgtttaaatatttattcacctgtttaagatctaatcgatcttcaaggtTAAgtattaatctcatcaattgtCATAACTGCTATTTCTATTGCTAATTTGTAACTATCTAATTTATGTTTGTTGTCTTAAATTAGGGTATCATACCTGCTATCAATCAGATGTTCCCAAATGCTGAGCATATATATTGTTTACGACATATTCATGAGAATATGAGGCTGCATTGGAGGGATACAAAGTACAAGGACTTCTTATGGGACATTGCAACAACAACTACAATTCCACATTTTGACAATGCAATGGAGTTGTTCAAGAAGTATGATGTTACAACACATGATTGGTTGAAGAAAATTACAGCAACACATTGGAGTAGAGCTCATTTCAGTGGTTTGGCTTTTCCCTGTTATTATTGcactatttttatataaattgtatTAAATGTATATAATCTTATATAGGAAGGGCAAAGACACACAGCTTGACAAATAACTTGTGTgaggtatttaattcaaaaatcattCATGCTAGAGACAAACCCGTGATAACTTGTTTGGAATATATTAGAGAATACTTGATGAAAAGGATAGTTTTTGTTCAAAAATCCGTTGACAAATCTAAAGGACCACTAACACCAACAGCTACAACCATTTTAGAAGGTATTAAGAAAGAAGCAACTCAAAATGTGTGCATTTTTAATGGTGCTGAGAAGACACAAGTGACCACTCTAAGGAAGGACCAATATGTGGTCAATTTGAAGAAAAAAACTTGTACTTGTATGTATTGGGAACTCATAGGCATTGTTTGTAGTCATGCTGTGAGTGAAATTTGGGACAAAATCAAGTATGGTGGAAAAAAAGTACCTGATATAGAGGCATGGGTTCATCCAGTTTATTGGCTTCAAACATGGGCTGATATGTATAGCCATAAAATAGACCCTATTAATAGAAAGAGCATGTGGCGCAAATCAGCATGTCCTTTTATACTAATGCCCCCTAAACATCATATTCAGGTAATCTTTAAAATTTAAACATAATACTCAGGTACTAGGTACTATCTGGTtctaatatttttcttttttatttttaggtTGGGAGGCCAAAAAAGAAGAGAAAGAAAGTTGTAGGTGAGGTTGTGACTACAGGGAAAGACTTGAGCAGAAAGTACATCACAATAACCTGCAGCAAGTGTGGAAACAAAGGGCACAATCAAAGAAGCTGTAAGGGTCAAGGTGGAGAAAGAGAAAGGATGAGTGATGGTGGTAATGAAGTGCAGAAGAAAGGCAAAGCAGTGGCTGATGGGTGATATTTGTTATGTTTGTGTTTATGGGTACTTTGCTTTTGGGTATTTTTGGTTAAAGAATTTTTGACTTTTGCTTATGGGTAGTGTTTTGGTTAGACATATTTTTAGTACAATGCTTTTGTGACATTAGATTTTAATTTAGTTTGTGTAAAAATCATGTTTTTGTGAAATTTGATTTTAATTTAGTTTATGTAAA
This window encodes:
- the LOC111908539 gene encoding uncharacterized protein LOC111908539, translated to MAKNLIGQVERNPTIPVSALHEELQKKYEVGFLRMKAFRAKQIAQKQVFGDFQKQYALLRDYGLELIEPNPSSQSRIFRRVYVCLGALKLGFKAGSFPGQVLSAVGLDSNNGIYHLAYSIVEAETKSSWSWFLECLADDLDLNASSNFTFISDRQKGIIPAINQMFPNAEHIYCLRHIHENMRLHWRDTKYKDFLWDIATTTTIPHFDNAMELFKKYDVTTHDWLKKITATHWSRAHFSGRAKTHSLTNNLCEVFNSKIIHARDKPVITCLEYIREYLMKRIVFVQKSVDKSKGPLTPTATTILEGIKKEATQNVCIFNGAEKTQVTTLRKDQYVVNLKKKTCTCMYWELIGIVCSHAVSEIWDKIKYGGKKVPDIEAWVHPVYWLQTWADMYSHKIDPINRKSMWRKSACPFILMPPKHHIQVGRPKKKRKKVVGEVVTTGKDLSRKYITITCSKCGNKGHNQRSCKGQGGERERMSDGGNEVQKKGKAVADG